Genomic DNA from Magnolia sinica isolate HGM2019 chromosome 4, MsV1, whole genome shotgun sequence:
accctttcaggggttacaaaagtttttgatcattctgaaatttgttttccctctttccaggtctttgtgatcctatgaatgaacttagatggggaggatttctcgcaaacatcacagtgggctccacctgagtttccaatggttgacgctcattcaacactgtttcctgtaatgtggtacacttgagacttggatatacctcatttttggtctcataccataaaatgatctcaaaaaatatatggacggcatggatgaaaagcaaacatcatggtgaggcccacgtacCACTGGCTATCCGTCTCGGGCGGGTGGCCGTCTtgggcgggtggcaggaggcgtacccaatccgtttccgtgaaaaggaggtttccgtgaaaaggaggggtattttcgtcctgaaatttgttgtccgtacgaggaggtccaactgcgtattctaagtttgtattgtttcaagaatatccaagggataaaaggtggggtccacagtcgtaaatttctcctttCAAAACTGCATTccttcggaaacggattggcaactccccctgccgggctggtggtcggtgctctgtgggacgcatcatgatgtatgtgtttcatccatgctgttcctccattttttaagataattttaggcttgaaactaaaaaatgagagggatataaatctcaggtggaccacaccacaggaaaacaatagtgattggatatccaccattaaaatcctcctaaggcccagtttactgtttatttgacatccaatctgttgattaggttatataggcctagatgaaggggaaaaacaaatatcatcttgatccaaaacttttatgtccaccaaattttttttaatggtcgacgctcattcaacactgtttcctgtaatgtggtccacttgagattgggatatgtcTAAATTTTTGtctcataaaataaaatgatctgaaaaaatatatggaaggaatggatgaaacagatacatcatggtggggcccacatagcaccgacctcTCTCCCTATTTCCCGGGTGCTTACTCATTTCCTGGTGTTTCCAAACGATGCGAAATAAAcagctgaaaaatggatgaaatcaAAGGGCTGTGGATTGTGATCATTATCCATTTAGGAGCTATTTGCCGGTTATTTGGAAAATCGAACAAACCCGTCTCTTGTTGCACCGACTGATGATATTGACCGTTCATCTAGACGCTCATCCAGCGTATGATCAAGACGGTTTTGATGCGAAGGTGTGCTAGAAACTCCAATTGATGATTAGATCTCTGCTGAATGAAATTTTTTAATAACTAGGGCAATCTACAAATCGAAATTttaaatgaacggtctggatcatcatatgGTTGGCAGAAGTGGTCATCCTCTTAACAAACACATCCTTGTTTTCGTAATTTTAACAAGTTGTAAATAAATATTAGACGGTTTCTCCCTTCTCCATCCTCCTCTAAACCCTAGAACGCCCGCAGCAGGCTCTACGCCGCTAGCTCCGCCTCTTCCAGCTATTCTCCCTTCCTATCACCTGCTATTCTCCCTTCCTATCACGTGCTTCTCACGTTATTCTcacgtgctctctctctctctctctctctctctctctctctctctctctctctcgctcgttgttgttattgttgttagaAGCCCAAGTTCCCTGTTTGTGCTGAACAGGGAAGTTTCTTGTTCGTACCCACCcgtacatgtggggccatggttggtttatccaagccattgatctgatgtagCCCTGCCTGCCCACGTGAATATATAACAGTAGTGCTTGATCATATCTTTCCAGCAGGTTGGGGTGCACTTTTTTCATcttatggtccaaaaatcaggtcattttatgcatcaggtgggtcacatcatgtgaaacaaatggacggccaaAAATATTGTTTTAATTTTAGTGCAAGCTAAGGTCTGATGAAACTAGTAGTAGAAGATAGAATAACACATGCATGCCAGATTTAGAGCTTTAAAATATCAGAAAAACCAAGAAAATATTTAGTGCAGAACACGTGCGCTCACATGAGATATTAATCACGCTCGTAAAAAAGAAAATTACCTCTGTAAGCAGAAAATGTTGGATATGGGCCTGTGGGGGCCACTTGTAAGCAATAGCAGTTCAAATCAATGAGGAGATAACCTTGGTGTGGATGACACTTTTCTCCGTGTTATTATcctctcaaattcaaatcaaTGAGGAGATAACCTCTGTGTTGATATCCCTTCTCTTCGCGTATGTAAACTCTCAAATTCAAATAATTGAGAGTAGATAGAGATGAGGTTGAATGTGCTAGAATTAAGAACTTATCCCTATTATAACCAACTCATGGCCCTCTTCAATTGCTCTCTTTAGAAGAAATCTATCAGTTCAAAAGTGTCACTGAAAACACCTGGGAGAAATAATCAAGACAAATAATGAGGGGATATCTGATTATCCATTGGGATCCCTATATATAAAATTAGAGTGATTATTTCCTTTTCGCTTTTATAGTATTTATGCGAATAGTAGGATGGTAGCTGTCCATATCTTTGGCTTTGCAAATgtcccaaaaattatgtagatgtCGTTTGATTCTATTAGCCCACCTATTCGGACCTtttaaagtggtatcaaagtgacTTCAGCTGATCTCGGATTTATGAGGATCAACATTGAACGTTGGATAGAAGTAACTACCGACTTACTTAGTTAAATCTTTTATTTAatgttcttttaatttttaatcatTACGTTAATTGTTATTATCAGAGACTGCACACCCCTCCCCCCTACCCAAGTTTCTAAAACCCAAAACTCTTCTCATCACGGTGAATTACATGGCAATGGCAATGACCTGtgtgaaaattatttttaaaataaaaatatatatgtacattaaaataattttgtttgaaaaacttcaattttttggtgttttgggaatggttaaaaggagagaagaaaatattatgtttatatatgaagCATGGAGTACTTTATTATTTGCTTGGTTGAATCGTGGAGTATCGGGACTTTCGTGTTCTAGTGGAACAcctgcacacacacacaatccCGGTCATGATCTCAGGCTCAGTGCGAGGGAGTGAGCacgtgaggcagtgtggttgtagtagcgcacttcgcacgtgcacATTGTGTCATAGATAGGTCGCTCCCTTGCGACATTACGTGTAACGATGCGAGAGGATTGCTAGTCGCGGCGCGACAAAGAATATGGGTTAGGTGCAGAGAGTGGGCGAGTGGTCTAAATGAGACCAATGTGTCTTTTATAGAGGCTGAAAATAGTCATTTTAGAGATATTTAACTGCACATTCAACATTAAACCAAACCATGTATAAActgttgcatgtggctagcccaatgaTCATTAAATGGCTAGTCAATTAGTCCAAATGACTAGCATGCAACATTCGGTTGTCCCACATGCATAATAGTCAGAAACAACCAATAAcgactagtttctcaccaactgccATAAAATGGTCATATTGATTTACAACCCTGGACAAAAACGGTCAGCAACCCTATCCTATAGAAACAGTGCCTGGGTGGTTCATTGGACCATCACTAACAACACAAACCACTCTCACATATGACCCAACAAGAAGAGGAAGATCAAGCCAGTCAGGTTCAATACGAACCTTCGATAATAGTCCTTAAGAAATAAACCAAAGCAATAATCTAAACAAGCaacaaattttctaattttttttctgatatgggattttatttcatttatctgTCAAAAAGAAATTTGTGTACACATAATTCTATCCGTGATTCTTTGTGTTTACTAAACATAGAACCACATACAAGCTCATCGTATCCTACGAGCTATTTACCCGCAACTCCTCAGCATTCTCAATCACTTTGAGAATAGGCGAATAACGCTTAAAGGACAACGTGATCACATGTGCTTCAACCTGTCCTTATTTTTCtggcttttttattattttgcatAAATTTGTAAATGTGTAATTTGACATGACCGTCACCGGAAATATAAAAAAATGAGACAATGACAAAGGTTGTTGGTATCAAAAGTGGATGTTACAATTGTAgccataaatttatttattttttaagaaaaaagaaaatgaaaatgaaaatgaatgggaCGAAGGCAAATAATACAcaacataaaattttaaaaatattgatAGGCCATTGCAGCTGCTAGCAATCATGGCTATCCATGGATGTGTGACATAGGTATTGTAATTCAGTTGTATTTGGGGACATGGGGTAATGAGCTGTTTTTGTATCCCTATGCAGTCGATGCTTTACTTTTGTAGGTTGTAAGTGCAACCCCATTTTCTCATTTTGTTCTGATTGCTGTATTATTGTTAAGTTATGGCTTATCGATATTCATATGTTGCATGTGCTAAGGATTTCCATAATAGGTTGGACAAGGTGATGCAATCGACTGCCCATCTGCACCATTTCGAACGATCGAGAATTTGCATCAACACTAACATAAGACCACAGCCCAACTCACCCACCCAAACCATGGCATCCAATCTAAGCTTAAAGCTTGTCCTAAACAAGAACACATGCGAGGTTTTATTTGGAGAAGCTGGAAAAGATTTCATAGATTTTCTCTTCACCCTCCTAGCATTGCCAATGGGGTACGTTTCAAAGGTCCTCACAAAGCAACACATGGTGGGATGCACTGGTAATCTCTACAATAGCCTTGAAAATCTCTCCTTTGATTACATGCAACTCAACTTTGATAAAAATACCCTCCTCAACCCCAAGATGTCTATTCCGATGAGCGGTCAGAATCCTCCCCTTCTGTTACAAGATGGTGCTTCCACCGCTCCAAAGTACTACTCATGCTACTCCCACACCTACGGCTTTTGTAGTTGCTGTTGAGGCAGTTGTgcctgatatccctgttgggTTTGCTCTGGTTGGTATTGTCTGTGTGATTATGGTTCCGGTTGTGGAGCGTACTGGTTGCCTTAAGTGTTAGCGACGATATTGTTGACTTTAGTGGTACGTTGCACAGGAGCAGCACCGTTTCCATTCACATATCCAATAGGTTTCCCctcgactttgtttcttttgattgaggaGGCCTAATGTGGCCATGATGAAATGGTTCCAGCTCTTATCCTGGCCTCTACCTGTTCTCTCGTTCGGATGAGCTAGGAGAAGTTTATATATGGGTATGAGATCAGGTATTCTGAGATGTTTGGATTTGCCGAGTGGACAATCATGGATATCTGTTTCTCATCATCGATGGGGCTTCTCATTCGGGTTGCCTGCTGATAATGATTCATCGTTTTTGTCTTAAGGCAGCCAAATCGGCTCTTCTCGGAGCCTTATTCAGATTATAGGAAAATCTATCAATAAATGCTTGAGAGAGTCTTTCCCAAGTCCTAATTTGATGACTTTCTAATGAGGTATACCAGTCCAAGGCATCGCCCTTGAGGGATTTCTGGAAAAGGCAtatcaaggctccatcattccctgTTATTGCgttgagttccccacaaaaggCTTTTAGATGTGCTGTGAGGCATCCGCTACTGTCGTATCTTTTAAATTTTGGTACCTTGAAGTTTGGAGGCACCCGAGCATCCGAAAAATGACACAAATCtctgaacttggtggatgggaTATCCACTCCTTGCTGCTTCTACAGCTGATTTTGTACCATTTGCAGTTGTTCCCTCATTTCATCCATTTCAGATTTATGGGGTTGCGGATATCTTACCCCTTGTTGTAGGGCTTGTGCTGCTTCCTCCGCATAAGGGTTAAGTTCTTCAACCCTTTGATTTCTAAGAATGGGGGGTTGTTGGCAAGAAGATGGACTCCCGATGGCGGGAGGTAGTTGAAATTGAACTCCACTCCCTTTCAGGGGAGGGTGTGATGTACAAAAATGGCTCCCGCTCGGGGTATCTGCCAATTCCGGAATGttactcccgttagggggagtaTGTTAGACGCGAAACTGATCCCCTTCATAGGCATTCGCTAGTTCTTGTCCATGATTCCCGTTAGGGGGAACCTGTGGTGTAACCTGATTGTTGTGATGTGTTGAGTAATGATGTGTGGGAGGATTCCTCCCGTTTGCTGGTTGCTGTTGTGGCTATGCTAACTCCTCTGGGAGGGGGAGAATAGGGTTAATCGGAGGAACGAGAGAGAAAGCGAAAAGAGTTTGTGGGATTGAGCTATTCTGGACACTATGCTGTGTTGCCTATGTATTTGATATGACTCTCGGTACCAAGCGAAGTAGCTACTCCTGTAATGGCTTGATGTTCTGAGACATCTCATTCAAGGTTATTGCGACTAGCACATCTGTTGGAGCTGTTAGTGCCAGTGTCGGTGCTGGTACAAGTGTTGGTTCTGATGCTGACGCtttgggagctggtggagctaccgactcttcttcatgggtaaCCAGCTCGGGATCGAGTAGTCATAGCTCGGATTAACGCTTAAACAAGTGTAAGCCAAAGactaatttttttaatgaatgcaGTGATGGTGTCCCTTGAGATTGAAGTACCACACACTTTTGAATTGGGTCTCGACTAGTAGGAACTAGCAAAACTCCCCAGTGGAGTTGTCATTCTGTGAACGCTGGAAATCAGCGCCACAGTAATTGGCGTGTTTTGGCGTTTTGATTTTGTAGGGGATGATTAGGGTGATtcgtggatgttggagtcgccactagccaataaatctcaaaatcccgcagtcggtTAGAACCCGCGAAATAtataaggttggagaaattcgaaaactctcctaccttagattgactcctgatcagcgatccgggattccgggtaagggacctcatttacaaagagggaaggtattaggcaccctctctactcgtacaaatgtacggtctctactaagtgtggtaaaacaatctcaagggatgatagATGCTAGGAGACGAGATAGGACTAGACACATGCagatttctgatgtggcaagatCTGAGGTTTCGGCAAGCTACAAAGCATACATCTAACGGCGTGTCTAGAAAGTGGATgaaatgatgcttatgcaaaaaggtaaagaaaatgAGACTAGGTCACTAGAAATTTCTAATGTGACGGGATCTGTAGCATGGCAAGTCACAGCGTAAACGTTCATTAGAGatttagagaagcaggggggttgagaagggaatagatgtcatgatggtGGATGCTTGTATGAGATGATTTGATCTTTGGCTTGAGGTAGGGCTAGGGGGTGGCTAAAATATCAGAACTTGGAGgtttgggagctccttccctttccttctctctctctctctctctctctctctctctctctctctctctctctctctctctctccctccctccctcttggATGTGGATGTGTTGTTgtgaaaatgtgaagaggagagggctatttatagccttctccaatgttCTTATGGTAAATGTGAGGCTTAGGAGGGGTAAAAGCTGATGTAGCAAATTGTGAGTGGTTGAGGGGAGAGGAATGCCACATGGCACACTCTTATTGGCTCTTGAGGATGGTAAAACAGTAAATAAGGTTGGATAGGGGGTTAAAGCTGATTTTCAGACGTTGGGACAGttgttgctcggaggacacacgTGCCTCACGAGCGGCGGTATCTGAAGTACAGCCAgcggtagtcaaactactgcCCGGGCCGGGCCCGAGCGTGTGGGCCTCGTGTGGTGCACTAGTTCGTCCGATGGTTCTTTTTTCACGTTTTAAGCTCAAATAGGCGCATTCCTATGTTGACCTGGTTATGGTAGGCTTTAGGTTTGGAATTTCGAGTTGGGTTATGAGGTCCTAAGGGTTCAAATTATGGGTTTTGGgttcgggttagggtttggatcagggtttgaggtttggtttaggttttggggttGGATTATTGATCATGGTCCGGATTGTCCTTGCCTTttcaagatgttagcctgggtggggtatcTATAAGTACCAAGTAAACCATATTATCCCCAATGTGaatttatttgatttatccacgcctctcatctatttttacatctcATGTTAGGGGTTGAtatcaaaatcgaagcatatccaaagctcaagtgaaccacaccacaggaaactattagaataatgatttccactattgaaagcTTTGtacggcccacagtgatgtttatttatcatccaacctgtttataagatcacataaacatgtatgaagggaaaacacaaatatcagcttgattcaaaacttctatagccctcatgaatttttcaacggtagacgttcaattaacattgtttcttttgatgtggttcactttagttttggatatgCTAATTTTTTTTAACTCAAGCACTAAAACgatctggtaaaattgatggacggagcggataaaatacatatatcaaagtggaccccatagTTTACTCCGTACTCTCAACGTACTGAGTTAATtaatatgcaatccgcttccccggcCACAACCAAGACAGTGCTGACCATAGGTCGGCCTTGATTAATCTCGAGATCATGTagggacatgagctcaaaaaataaagaagatccaaaccttaggtggaccataccgtaggaaatagtggataTTGAATGGCCTTCcgtgaaaattttcaagggttcACCATAATATTTCAGTAATGTTTATTAGctatccaaactattgataaggtcatatgaaaataaaaaataaatgtcaactcttgatccaaaacttttgtggctcattaatggcaaatcaccgatgtttcctatggtacgacCCACTTGAGAATGGGATATGATTCggttttgagctcatgccttcaaatgacctacaaaa
This window encodes:
- the LOC131243599 gene encoding uncharacterized protein LOC131243599 — protein: MQSTAHLHHFERSRICINTNIRPQPNSPTQTMASNLSLKLVLNKNTCEVLFGEAGKDFIDFLFTLLALPMGYVSKVLTKQHMVGCTGNLYNSLENLSFDYMQLNFDKNTLLNPKMSIPMSGVASGSDGGGGCVKGVVTYMVMDDLVVAPMASVSSISLLNKYQVRDVSVLKEKVVEVGIDEGLALLKASLESKTVLTDVFGEKSEKEPGLTPIKSSPVSSKTTFVGGFQVKFEPMV